The following coding sequences are from one Epilithonimonas vandammei window:
- the rplU gene encoding 50S ribosomal protein L21, translated as MFAIVEIAGLQYKVEQNQKLFVNRLKGDKGAKVSFDKVLLTVNGTVTVGAPAVSGITVDVEILDHVQADKVIVFKKKRRKGYAKKNGHRQQLTQILVTGITGFDGAKKEAKKAAPKKAAKAEVTETSESAE; from the coding sequence ATGTTTGCAATTGTAGAAATAGCAGGGCTTCAATACAAAGTTGAGCAAAACCAAAAGTTGTTTGTGAACCGTTTGAAAGGAGATAAAGGTGCGAAAGTTTCTTTTGACAAAGTTCTTCTTACTGTAAACGGTACAGTAACTGTAGGTGCCCCGGCTGTAAGCGGTATCACCGTAGATGTAGAAATTCTTGACCACGTTCAGGCTGACAAAGTAATCGTTTTCAAAAAGAAAAGAAGAAAAGGTTATGCTAAGAAAAATGGTCACAGACAGCAATTAACTCAAATTTTGGTAACTGGTATTACTGGATTTGACGGTGCGAAAAAAGAGGCTAAAAAAGCTGCTCCTAAGAAAGCTGCTAAAGCTGAAGTAACAGAAACCAGCGAATCTGCTGAATAA
- the smpB gene encoding SsrA-binding protein SmpB — protein MKVKIEKTVNILNKRARFEYEILEEYEAGIVLTGTEIKSLRSSKASITESFCQFIEDELYVINMMIDEYKLGTFYNHKIKRERKLLLHKYELQKLKKKLKDVGNTIIPLKLYINNSGKAKLLVALARGKKLYDKREAIKDRENKVNIQRLLKKN, from the coding sequence ATGAAAGTTAAAATTGAAAAAACTGTTAATATTCTCAATAAACGTGCTCGCTTTGAGTATGAAATCCTAGAAGAATATGAAGCCGGTATTGTACTGACAGGGACAGAGATAAAATCTCTTCGATCTTCCAAAGCATCGATTACTGAGAGCTTTTGCCAGTTTATTGAGGATGAACTGTATGTCATTAATATGATGATAGATGAGTATAAACTAGGTACTTTTTATAATCATAAAATAAAAAGGGAACGAAAATTGCTACTGCATAAATACGAATTGCAAAAACTTAAAAAAAAGTTAAAAGATGTTGGAAATACTATAATCCCTCTAAAGCTTTATATTAATAATAGTGGTAAGGCAAAACTTCTGGTTGCCCTTGCGAGAGGGAAGAAACTCTATGATAAAAGAGAAGCTATAAAAGATAGAGAGAATAAAGTCAACATTCAGCGATTGTTAAAGAAAAACTAA
- a CDS encoding DMT family transporter, whose translation MNWIILIIAGLFETGFATCLGKAQETSGKESIYWWFGFFLCLFTSMFLMFKATSGQDGLPIGTAYAVWTGIGAVGGVIVGIFIFKEPATFWRLFFVFTLIASIVGLKAVSH comes from the coding sequence ATGAATTGGATTATATTGATTATCGCAGGACTTTTCGAGACTGGTTTTGCGACTTGCCTAGGCAAAGCACAAGAAACATCTGGGAAAGAAAGTATCTATTGGTGGTTTGGATTTTTTCTTTGTCTTTTTACGAGTATGTTTTTGATGTTTAAAGCAACTTCCGGACAAGATGGATTGCCCATAGGAACTGCTTATGCGGTTTGGACGGGAATTGGCGCTGTGGGTGGTGTCATTGTCGGAATTTTCATTTTCAAAGAACCGGCAACATTCTGGCGGTTATTTTTTGTTTTTACATTGATTGCCTCTATTGTCGGACTAAAAGCTGTGAGTCATTAA
- a CDS encoding YebC/PmpR family DNA-binding transcriptional regulator yields the protein MGRAFEYRKASKMARWDKMAKTFSKIGKDIALAVKAGGTDPESNPALRRCIQNAKGANMPKDNVERAIKKASGADAENYEEITYEGYGQGGVAFFVECTTNNPTRTVANVRAIFNKFDGNLGKNGELAFIFDRKGIFTIDKSQIKSEWDDFEMEMIDGGAEEIDQDENEVLITTAFEDFGSMSHKLDELGIEAKSAELQRIPNNTKGMTDDQFKANMKMLERFDEDDDVQNVFHNMEFTEEQLEMM from the coding sequence ATGGGAAGAGCGTTCGAGTATAGAAAAGCCTCAAAAATGGCCAGATGGGATAAGATGGCCAAAACATTTTCAAAAATAGGAAAAGATATTGCCTTAGCGGTAAAAGCTGGCGGAACTGACCCAGAATCTAATCCTGCACTCAGAAGATGTATTCAAAATGCTAAAGGTGCCAATATGCCTAAGGATAATGTAGAAAGGGCTATAAAAAAAGCAAGTGGTGCAGACGCTGAAAATTACGAAGAAATCACTTACGAAGGATACGGACAAGGTGGTGTAGCTTTTTTTGTAGAATGTACTACTAACAATCCAACCAGAACTGTAGCTAACGTTAGAGCTATTTTTAATAAGTTTGACGGTAACTTAGGTAAGAATGGCGAGTTAGCTTTTATATTCGACAGAAAAGGGATTTTTACGATTGATAAATCTCAAATTAAGTCTGAATGGGATGATTTCGAGATGGAAATGATTGACGGTGGCGCAGAAGAAATTGATCAGGACGAAAACGAAGTATTAATTACAACTGCTTTCGAAGATTTCGGTTCAATGTCTCATAAGTTAGATGAACTTGGAATCGAGGCTAAAAGTGCCGAATTACAAAGAATTCCCAATAATACCAAGGGAATGACCGATGACCAGTTTAAAGCCAATATGAAAATGCTGGAGCGTTTTGATGAAGATGACGATGTCCAGAACGTATTTCACAATATGGAGTTCACGGAAGAACAATTGGAAATGATGTAA
- a CDS encoding OmpA family protein encodes MKNLKLGISALALTVASTVFAQTTTNPWVIGVGAHGVNHVAQRNNFSNTFSFNNFKENLFGVSKYSITPPLSKLTVARSLGKGLVLDWQTTVGNVDNKRFAMDKEFFLMTGLGLQFKAAGLLWDEESWFDPYLRVGANYLRHDYTGFSFPRTDTKSGEVYGAYNEDGDLTGKANHFTVSTGAGINFWVTKNFGLGVQGDYVTTPVDKTNVPNFWQASASLLFRFGNTDRDKDGIPDKDDRCPDTPGLREFQGCPDTDGDGIPDIDDQCPDVAGPKENNGCPWPDTDGDGVLDKDDACPTVPGPAENNGCPWPDTDGDGVLDKDDACPTVPGLPEYQGCPKPAAAYATEATGALTNILFDFNKATLRAESNGKLDQAAEILRGAKDATFLVTGHTDAKGSEAYNLKLSRERAASVVKALEARGVNPSQLKSVGVGKRDAKVPATASDAERQADRKVVVEAVNGAAWDALRKSDLPVVEKKVVKKSTKKSTKKRK; translated from the coding sequence ATGAAAAATCTAAAATTAGGAATTTCAGCATTGGCACTTACTGTAGCCTCTACTGTTTTCGCACAAACTACTACCAATCCTTGGGTGATCGGTGTAGGCGCTCATGGAGTGAATCACGTTGCTCAAAGAAATAATTTCAGCAATACGTTCTCATTCAACAATTTTAAAGAAAATTTATTTGGTGTATCTAAATATTCAATTACACCGCCACTTTCTAAATTAACTGTTGCAAGAAGCCTTGGAAAAGGTTTGGTTCTTGACTGGCAAACGACTGTTGGAAATGTTGACAACAAGAGATTCGCAATGGATAAGGAGTTTTTCTTAATGACAGGTCTTGGTCTTCAATTCAAAGCGGCAGGTCTTCTTTGGGATGAAGAATCTTGGTTTGATCCGTATTTGAGAGTTGGAGCTAACTATTTAAGACACGACTACACAGGTTTTTCTTTCCCAAGAACGGATACTAAATCAGGTGAGGTTTATGGAGCATACAATGAGGATGGTGATCTTACTGGAAAAGCAAATCACTTTACTGTAAGTACAGGTGCTGGTATTAACTTCTGGGTAACTAAAAACTTCGGTCTAGGTGTACAAGGTGATTATGTAACAACTCCAGTGGATAAAACTAACGTTCCTAACTTCTGGCAAGCTTCCGCTTCATTATTATTCAGATTTGGAAATACTGACAGAGATAAAGATGGAATTCCTGATAAAGATGACAGATGTCCTGATACGCCAGGTTTACGTGAGTTCCAAGGATGTCCTGATACAGATGGAGACGGTATTCCAGATATCGATGACCAATGTCCAGACGTAGCTGGTCCAAAAGAAAACAACGGTTGTCCTTGGCCAGATACTGACGGAGACGGTGTATTAGATAAAGATGATGCTTGTCCTACAGTTCCTGGTCCAGCAGAAAACAACGGTTGCCCTTGGCCAGATACAGATGGTGATGGTGTACTAGATAAAGATGATGCTTGTCCTACAGTTCCTGGACTTCCAGAATATCAAGGATGTCCTAAGCCAGCAGCAGCTTATGCTACTGAAGCAACAGGTGCTCTTACAAATATTTTGTTTGATTTCAACAAAGCTACTTTAAGAGCAGAATCTAATGGTAAATTGGATCAGGCTGCTGAAATCTTGAGAGGTGCTAAAGATGCTACATTCCTTGTAACTGGTCACACAGACGCTAAAGGATCTGAAGCATATAACTTGAAACTTTCTAGAGAGAGAGCTGCTTCTGTAGTTAAAGCACTTGAAGCTAGAGGTGTTAACCCAAGCCAATTAAAATCAGTTGGTGTTGGTAAAAGAGATGCAAAAGTTCCTGCTACAGCATCTGATGCTGAAAGACAAGCTGATAGAAAAGTAGTTGTTGAAGCTGTAAATGGTGCAGCTTGGGACGCTCTTCGAAAATCAGACCTTCCAGTTGTTGAGAAAAAAGTTGTTAAAAAATCAACTAAGAAGTCAACTAAAAAAAGAAAATAA
- a CDS encoding GH3 auxin-responsive promoter family protein, with product MLNFIKRNIALIWAKKHIEKSKSFKTNAIQNQQDLLLDLVKTSEKTLFGREHRFETIKSIEDFQNNVPIADYEDLKPYIEKVKKGQSKILWPGLPEYFAKTSGTTSGSKYIPISKEAMPFQIAAAQSAIFHYIEKKNNADFVNGKMIFLQGSPELEEVNGVKTGRLSGIVAHHIPNYLQKNRLPSWKTNCIEDWETKVDRIVEETEKENMTLISGIPPWLIMYFEKLIDKHGKKITQIFPNLQLIITGGVNYEPYREKMNELLGKPVDIVQTFPASEGFFAFQDDYTKEGLLLLTNHGIFYEFIPLEQYGKPNAERLTLKDIELNKDYALILTTNSGLWAYSIGDVVRFIDKNPYRILVSGRTKHFTSAFGEHVIAYEVEEALKATVEKFPAQITEFHLAPQVNPAEGLPYHEWFIEFGKEPENFEAFKSELDLQLRKRNTYYDDLISGNILQPLIITKLKKNAFQDYAKSEGKLGGQNKIPRLANDRKIATVLSDFKL from the coding sequence ATGCTAAATTTTATCAAGAGAAACATTGCCCTCATCTGGGCAAAAAAACATATCGAAAAATCCAAGAGTTTTAAAACCAATGCGATTCAGAATCAGCAGGATTTACTTTTAGATTTGGTAAAAACTTCGGAAAAAACATTATTCGGAAGAGAACATCGATTTGAAACCATAAAATCAATTGAAGATTTTCAAAACAATGTTCCTATTGCAGATTATGAAGATTTAAAACCATATATCGAGAAAGTAAAAAAAGGACAATCCAAAATCCTCTGGCCAGGCTTACCGGAGTATTTTGCAAAAACGTCCGGCACTACATCCGGGTCCAAATATATCCCGATTTCCAAAGAAGCAATGCCTTTTCAGATTGCAGCAGCTCAAAGTGCCATTTTCCATTATATCGAGAAAAAAAATAATGCAGATTTCGTCAACGGAAAAATGATTTTCCTTCAAGGTTCTCCAGAATTAGAAGAAGTCAATGGTGTAAAAACTGGAAGACTTTCAGGAATTGTCGCTCATCACATTCCGAATTATCTTCAGAAAAACAGATTGCCAAGCTGGAAAACCAACTGTATCGAAGATTGGGAAACCAAAGTCGATAGAATCGTAGAAGAAACCGAGAAGGAAAATATGACTCTGATTTCCGGAATTCCGCCTTGGTTGATAATGTATTTTGAAAAACTGATTGACAAACACGGCAAAAAAATCACACAGATTTTTCCAAATCTTCAGTTGATAATTACCGGAGGAGTTAACTACGAACCTTATCGCGAAAAGATGAATGAATTGTTAGGTAAACCTGTCGATATTGTCCAGACTTTTCCCGCATCGGAAGGTTTTTTTGCATTTCAGGATGATTATACAAAAGAAGGATTATTGCTTTTGACCAATCACGGAATTTTCTACGAGTTCATTCCGTTAGAACAATATGGAAAACCGAATGCAGAACGATTGACTTTGAAAGATATTGAATTGAACAAAGATTATGCTCTGATTCTAACGACTAATTCCGGACTTTGGGCTTATTCGATTGGCGATGTGGTAAGGTTTATTGATAAAAATCCATACAGGATTTTAGTTAGTGGAAGAACGAAACATTTCACTTCAGCTTTTGGAGAACACGTGATTGCGTATGAAGTAGAAGAAGCTCTGAAAGCAACGGTGGAGAAATTCCCTGCGCAGATTACAGAATTTCATCTTGCGCCCCAAGTGAATCCAGCGGAAGGTTTGCCTTATCACGAATGGTTTATCGAGTTCGGAAAAGAACCGGAAAACTTCGAAGCTTTCAAATCTGAATTGGATTTACAACTCAGAAAACGTAATACATATTATGATGATTTGATTTCCGGAAATATTCTGCAACCTTTGATTATTACGAAACTTAAGAAAAATGCTTTTCAGGATTATGCCAAGTCTGAAGGTAAATTAGGTGGACAAAATAAAATTCCTCGTTTGGCGAATGATAGAAAAATTGCAACTGTTTTGTCAGATTTTAAATTGTAA
- the rpmA gene encoding 50S ribosomal protein L27, with amino-acid sequence MAHKKGVGSSKNGRESHSKRLGVKIFGGQEAIAGNIIIRQRGTQHHPGENVGMGKDHTLFALVDGKVVFRKKANNRSFVSVEPNA; translated from the coding sequence ATGGCACACAAGAAAGGAGTCGGTAGTTCCAAAAACGGTAGAGAATCTCACTCTAAAAGACTAGGTGTTAAGATTTTCGGAGGTCAAGAAGCTATTGCCGGTAACATCATCATCAGACAAAGAGGTACACAACACCACCCAGGTGAAAACGTTGGTATGGGTAAAGACCACACTTTGTTTGCATTGGTAGACGGTAAAGTAGTTTTCAGAAAGAAAGCCAACAACAGATCTTTCGTTTCTGTTGAACCAAACGCATAA